One Candidatus Omnitrophota bacterium DNA segment encodes these proteins:
- a CDS encoding efflux RND transporter periplasmic adaptor subunit, translating into MKNKISVLSAIIILSVSFAVPKYVSAQHDGHKMQAETKEKATSKKKKLVSKKAIYYCPMHPSYTSDKPGDCPICNMKLVKKPASPAGREEAQAIEKESGVPEEGQEGFYVSLEKQQLIGVKTDKVIYRPLSKIIRTVGRVAFDPELYKAQQEYIEALKTNDSVKESGQEIVVSRAEALVEAAKLKLKLQGLDIKQIEELRETKENDQSLLISSLESDTTWVYATIYEYELEWVKLGQEAVVTAVSYPGKEFKGAIVAIDPVFNAMTRSVRARIKVDNQDSLLKPDMYVDVQMSSDLGGHLAVPREAIMDSGLRKIVFLVLEPGRFKSLEVRTGVSTEEYVQVLDGLKEGDTVVISGNFLIDSESKLKSALEGTGHQHNQ; encoded by the coding sequence ATGAAAAATAAAATTTCTGTTTTGTCGGCGATAATTATTTTAAGCGTTTCTTTTGCTGTGCCTAAATATGTATCTGCTCAGCATGATGGCCATAAGATGCAAGCTGAAACAAAAGAAAAAGCTACTTCTAAAAAAAAGAAGCTTGTTTCCAAAAAAGCAATTTACTACTGCCCAATGCATCCATCTTATACTTCCGATAAACCAGGCGATTGCCCTATCTGTAATATGAAATTGGTAAAAAAACCTGCCTCGCCGGCAGGCAGGGAAGAGGCGCAGGCAATAGAGAAAGAATCCGGAGTGCCGGAGGAAGGGCAAGAGGGTTTTTATGTGAGCCTGGAAAAACAGCAATTAATTGGAGTTAAAACAGATAAGGTAATCTACAGGCCGTTAAGCAAAATAATAAGGACCGTAGGCAGAGTTGCTTTTGACCCCGAGCTGTATAAAGCGCAACAAGAATATATCGAGGCGCTTAAAACGAATGATTCTGTAAAGGAATCCGGACAAGAAATAGTTGTTAGCAGGGCTGAAGCGTTGGTTGAGGCGGCAAAGCTAAAATTAAAGTTACAAGGCTTAGATATAAAACAGATTGAGGAATTACGAGAAACAAAAGAGAACGACCAGTCCTTGCTTATTTCTTCTTTGGAATCGGACACTACCTGGGTATATGCGACGATTTATGAATATGAACTAGAATGGGTCAAACTTGGCCAGGAGGCTGTCGTGACGGCCGTTTCTTACCCTGGGAAGGAATTTAAGGGTGCTATTGTGGCAATTGACCCTGTGTTTAATGCGATGACTAGGTCAGTGCGCGCAAGAATTAAAGTGGATAATCAAGATAGTTTGTTAAAGCCTGATATGTATGTAGATGTGCAAATGTCTTCTGATTTAGGGGGGCATTTAGCTGTACCCAGGGAGGCAATTATGGACTCAGGGTTGCGCAAGATTGTTTTTCTCGTTCTTGAACCCGGACGTTTTAAATCGCTTGAAGTTAGAACCGGTGTTTCAACTGAAGAGTATGTTCAAGTATTAGATGGGCTCAAAGAAGGCGACACAGTAGTTATTTCAGGTAATTTTCTCATTGATTCTGAAAGCAAGCTAAAATCTGCGCTGGAGGGCACAGGCCACCAGCATAACCAATAA
- a CDS encoding CusA/CzcA family heavy metal efflux RND transporter translates to MRTFIEKIIEFCAKNKFIVFVLVGMATLAGVLALRSLPLDALPDLSDTQVIIYSRWDRSPDIMEDQVTYPIVTSLLGAPKVKAIRGFSDFGYSFVYVIFQDGTDIYWARSRTLEYLSKIIPRLPEGVRTELGPDATGVGWVFQYALVDESGKHSLAELRTFQDWYLRYYIQSVPGVAEVAPIGGFVRQYQVNIEPNKLLAYRIPITEVVEAIRKGNNDVGGRLLEFSGAEYMVRGRGYARSVKDIENIVLAVDQKSGTPILVKNIGNVVLGPDIRRGVADLDGKGDVVGGIVVMRHGESALRVIDRVKEKIKEIEPSLPEGVKIVTTYDRTELINKSIETINEVLIEDFLIVAAMIIFFLLHIPSSMMPIIILPIGALVAFIPMLGMRLTVNIMSIMGIILAIGDMVDVGVVLVENVHTKLNDLKLGLIKGERKAIMIEAMKEVGPPIFSSLMVTVIGFMPLFSLVGQEGRLFRPMAATQIFTVFCGAVLSITLIPALIMIFLAKAKPRNLEDHFASRFLMKHHQRMLRAAFRRRKLIIAFLIIALAVTVPVFLKLGSEFMPPLYEGSILYMPTTLPGISVTETQKLLQTQDKILKSFPEVERVFGKAGRAETSTDPAPFSMMETTVILKSREHWRKVPMFGKFLPFFKRPLSFEELTGEMDKKMQFPGVTNAWTMPIKARIDMLTTGVRTPIGIKIFGADLKEIEKIGEHIEMVLKDVPGTRSIYSERTAGGYFVDFDLKREQLARYGLSVEEAEMVIMSAVGGENITTTVEGRERYSVNVRYAREFRDDIEKLKRVLVPTMSGMQVPLAQLADIKLVLGPAMIRNENGLLSGYVYVDMAGRDIGGYVRDAKKTVRQNVKLPAGYSITWSGQYEYMERVRQRLGILIPATLLIIFLIYYFNFKSIVSTLFIMLAMPFTAIGAVWSIMFLKFNMSIAVYAGMLEVVGIGAALCALITTFIHAEWEKATSEGKQINSMDELYKVVSSGAARALRPAMMTCSADILGLMPAMFATGIGAEFLKRYTAPIIFGLFSALVLALVILPVFYVIWRGDFGILRRKSPDSSVEGLRVNRNEGSSE, encoded by the coding sequence ATGCGAACTTTTATTGAAAAAATAATTGAGTTTTGCGCTAAGAATAAATTTATTGTTTTTGTCCTGGTAGGCATGGCTACTTTGGCTGGAGTTTTGGCCTTGCGTAGCCTCCCTTTAGATGCCCTGCCTGATCTCTCTGATACCCAAGTTATTATTTATTCCCGCTGGGATCGCTCCCCTGATATTATGGAAGATCAGGTAACCTATCCGATTGTTACCTCTTTATTGGGCGCACCCAAGGTTAAGGCTATCCGAGGCTTTTCTGATTTTGGTTATTCTTTTGTTTATGTTATCTTTCAGGATGGGACAGATATCTACTGGGCGCGTTCAAGGACGTTGGAATATCTTTCAAAAATAATTCCCCGCCTTCCAGAAGGAGTACGCACAGAATTAGGCCCGGATGCCACAGGAGTAGGATGGGTGTTTCAATATGCTTTAGTGGATGAGAGCGGTAAACATTCACTAGCGGAATTAAGAACCTTTCAGGATTGGTATCTGCGTTATTATATCCAAAGCGTTCCCGGTGTAGCAGAAGTAGCGCCCATTGGAGGATTTGTCCGGCAGTATCAGGTCAATATTGAGCCGAATAAACTGCTTGCTTATCGTATCCCGATTACGGAAGTAGTTGAAGCCATACGCAAAGGCAATAACGATGTGGGGGGTAGGTTATTAGAGTTTTCCGGGGCAGAATATATGGTGCGTGGCAGAGGTTACGCGCGTTCGGTGAAAGATATCGAGAATATTGTTTTAGCCGTCGACCAGAAGTCCGGCACGCCCATATTGGTAAAAAATATCGGTAACGTTGTTTTAGGTCCGGATATACGTAGAGGTGTTGCTGACCTTGACGGCAAGGGCGATGTGGTAGGCGGAATTGTGGTAATGCGCCACGGCGAGAGCGCTTTGCGGGTCATAGATAGAGTAAAAGAAAAAATAAAAGAAATCGAGCCAAGCCTGCCGGAAGGGGTCAAGATTGTTACCACTTACGACCGCACCGAGCTTATCAATAAGTCCATTGAAACTATCAATGAAGTATTAATTGAAGATTTTCTCATTGTGGCAGCAATGATTATTTTTTTCCTCTTGCATATTCCTTCCTCTATGATGCCAATTATCATTCTTCCCATCGGCGCTTTGGTTGCTTTTATTCCTATGTTGGGAATGCGGCTTACCGTAAATATTATGTCTATTATGGGCATAATTCTGGCTATCGGCGATATGGTGGATGTGGGAGTGGTGTTAGTTGAGAATGTGCATACCAAATTAAATGATTTAAAACTTGGGTTAATCAAGGGCGAGCGTAAGGCGATTATGATTGAGGCAATGAAGGAAGTCGGTCCGCCGATATTCTCATCGTTAATGGTAACGGTAATTGGTTTTATGCCGCTTTTTAGTTTAGTCGGCCAGGAAGGCAGGCTTTTTAGGCCTATGGCTGCAACTCAGATATTTACGGTATTTTGCGGAGCTGTGCTTTCTATTACTTTAATCCCTGCTTTGATTATGATATTCTTAGCCAAGGCCAAGCCCAGAAATTTAGAGGATCATTTTGCCTCCCGTTTTCTGATGAAACATCACCAAAGAATGCTCAGGGCCGCTTTTAGAAGGCGTAAGCTTATCATTGCGTTTTTAATTATAGCTTTAGCTGTCACTGTGCCTGTTTTCTTGAAACTCGGCTCAGAATTTATGCCGCCTTTATATGAAGGAAGCATCCTTTATATGCCTACTACTTTACCGGGAATCTCGGTTACCGAGACACAGAAGTTATTACAGACACAGGATAAGATCTTAAAGAGTTTTCCGGAAGTTGAACGTGTTTTCGGCAAGGCAGGCCGGGCTGAGACATCTACAGACCCTGCGCCGTTTTCCATGATGGAAACAACGGTAATCCTAAAATCCCGGGAGCACTGGCGAAAAGTGCCGATGTTTGGCAAGTTTTTGCCTTTTTTTAAGAGGCCTTTAAGCTTTGAGGAATTAACCGGCGAAATGGATAAAAAAATGCAATTTCCCGGCGTAACCAATGCCTGGACTATGCCTATAAAGGCGCGCATTGATATGTTAACTACAGGAGTGCGGACGCCTATTGGCATTAAAATTTTTGGCGCGGATTTAAAAGAGATTGAAAAGATAGGCGAGCACATTGAGATGGTTTTAAAGGATGTCCCCGGAACACGTAGTATTTATTCTGAGCGCACTGCCGGAGGATATTTTGTTGATTTTGATTTAAAGCGTGAGCAGTTAGCCCGTTACGGTTTGTCGGTTGAAGAAGCAGAGATGGTGATAATGTCTGCTGTCGGAGGAGAAAATATCACTACGACAGTTGAGGGTAGGGAGCGTTATTCAGTAAACGTGCGCTACGCGCGCGAGTTTCGGGATGATATTGAAAAATTAAAACGGGTACTGGTGCCCACGATGTCGGGAATGCAGGTACCATTGGCGCAACTTGCCGATATAAAACTGGTTTTAGGCCCGGCAATGATTAGAAATGAAAATGGGCTGCTTTCCGGATATGTCTATGTGGATATGGCTGGGCGAGATATCGGCGGATATGTTCGCGATGCCAAAAAAACAGTGCGTCAGAATGTTAAGCTTCCTGCCGGATATTCCATTACCTGGAGCGGGCAATACGAATATATGGAGCGGGTGAGGCAGAGGTTAGGAATTCTTATTCCCGCCACTCTTTTAATTATATTCCTTATCTACTACTTTAATTTCAAATCTATAGTTTCTACTCTATTCATTATGCTGGCAATGCCTTTTACGGCAATAGGGGCGGTTTGGAGTATTATGTTTCTTAAATTTAATATGTCCATCGCGGTTTATGCCGGAATGCTGGAGGTGGTGGGGATTGGGGCCGCGCTTTGCGCGTTGATCACTACTTTTATTCATGCGGAGTGGGAAAAGGCAACTAGCGAAGGAAAACAAATAAATTCAATGGATGAACTTTATAAAGTTGTTTCTAGCGGCGCTGCCCGCGCGCTTCGGCCGGCGATGATGACCTGCTCCGCGGATATCCTGGGGTTAATGCCGGCAATGTTTGCTACCGGAATTGGCGCTGAATTTTTAAAGCGCTACACCGCGCCCATAATTTTTGGTTTATTCAGCGCGCTTGTTTTGGCATTGGTTATTCTGCCGGTATTCTATGTAATTTGGAGGGGTGATTTTGGGATCCTTAGAAGGAAAAGCCCCGATTCTTCCGTTGAGGGGTTAAGGGTAAATAGAAATGAGGGATCGAGTGAATAA
- a CDS encoding calcium-transporting P-type ATPase, PMR1-type has product MRDRVNNWWHLDTQEAIKRLETDSNKGLSLQEARLRLNKYGPNQLKEKKGRSPLSIFFEQFQDFIVWVLIAAALVSGFLKEWVDALAIIAIVVLNAILGFIQEYRAEKSLAALKKLSSPTSKVIRSGQHNIIPSGELVPGDLIELEAGDNIPADSRLIWLTSNFGVQEASLTGESTPVLKTTLALDEKKIPLADRANMAYMGTSISSGKARAVVVETGMQTELGKIAGMIQEIEQESTPLQKKLEQFGKWIVYLCFILVGLVFLLEWLRGGKLVDVFLTAVSLAVAAIPEGLPAVVTIALALGVQRMVKRHALVRKLPSVETLGCSTVICSDKTGTLTKNEMTVQAIYAQGALFKVTGVGYEPKGEFLLDGKGINIGDYPDLVKALNAGVLCNGAQLVKDNSSFKIVGDPTEGAILTAAGKLGFWKEKLEQEFPFAQEIPFDSERKKMTIVRQTQNNKFIAFVKGAPDVLLNDCMNIDDKGQARGITSGDRGRILEVNNDLADKALRVLAVAYRIFDIAPDKYEAKLIEKDLTFAGLIAMIDPPREEVKKAMIECSEAGIKTVMITGDHKNTAVAIARELGFFREDSLALTGEELDKLSDDELYREVERIPVYARVSPEHKLRIVRAWRKRGEVVAMTGDGVNDAPAVKEADIGVAMGITGTDVTKEVSDMVITDDNFASIVAAVEEGRGIYDNIKKFVHYLLSCNAGEILVMFVSSLIGFPAPLLPIHILWINLVTDGLPALALGVDPVSPGIMKRPPRKANEAVVTKQRAYLMLWQGAFIAFCSLFAFSLVLFIEKEGIERARTAAFIVLACSQLFHSFNCRNMTESLFKIGIFTNKKLILATTISFFLQMAVVYLPFAQKIFKTEALGIFDWFLVLLISSFPLWAMEIVKIINNKKKVYEV; this is encoded by the coding sequence ATGAGGGATCGAGTGAATAATTGGTGGCATTTAGATACTCAGGAAGCAATTAAGCGATTAGAAACAGATTCAAACAAAGGCCTTTCTCTCCAGGAAGCAAGGCTTAGATTGAATAAGTACGGGCCAAATCAATTAAAAGAGAAAAAAGGCCGTTCTCCTTTAAGTATTTTTTTTGAACAATTCCAGGATTTTATTGTTTGGGTTTTGATCGCAGCCGCGTTAGTTTCCGGTTTCTTAAAAGAGTGGGTTGATGCTTTAGCTATAATCGCCATAGTTGTTCTTAATGCTATCTTGGGCTTTATCCAGGAATACCGCGCGGAGAAATCTTTAGCCGCCCTAAAAAAACTATCCTCGCCAACTTCTAAAGTCATACGTAGCGGCCAGCACAATATTATCCCTTCCGGTGAATTAGTGCCGGGGGATTTAATAGAATTAGAGGCAGGAGATAATATTCCCGCCGATAGCCGCCTCATTTGGCTTACTTCTAATTTTGGAGTTCAAGAGGCCTCGCTCACCGGAGAATCAACGCCTGTTTTAAAAACAACTCTTGCTTTAGATGAAAAAAAAATCCCATTGGCGGACCGGGCAAATATGGCCTATATGGGGACATCAATATCCTCCGGCAAAGCAAGGGCGGTAGTGGTTGAAACCGGCATGCAGACTGAGTTAGGTAAGATTGCCGGAATGATCCAGGAAATTGAACAGGAATCTACGCCTCTACAGAAAAAGTTAGAGCAATTTGGCAAATGGATTGTCTACCTATGCTTTATTCTGGTAGGTTTAGTTTTCCTTCTAGAGTGGCTGCGCGGCGGTAAGCTTGTCGATGTATTTTTAACCGCGGTAAGCCTTGCGGTAGCGGCTATTCCAGAAGGCCTGCCGGCAGTAGTTACTATTGCTTTAGCTTTAGGTGTGCAGAGGATGGTTAAGCGTCATGCCCTCGTCAGAAAACTTCCTTCAGTTGAGACTTTAGGTTGTTCAACTGTAATTTGTTCAGATAAGACCGGAACACTGACTAAAAATGAAATGACTGTGCAGGCAATCTACGCCCAAGGCGCTTTATTCAAGGTAACCGGCGTCGGATATGAACCAAAAGGCGAATTCCTGCTTGACGGAAAAGGAATTAATATAGGTGATTATCCGGATTTAGTTAAGGCGCTTAACGCGGGTGTTCTTTGTAATGGGGCGCAATTAGTAAAAGATAACTCAAGTTTTAAGATAGTGGGAGATCCTACAGAAGGGGCAATTCTAACTGCCGCGGGGAAGCTTGGATTTTGGAAAGAGAAACTGGAGCAGGAATTTCCTTTTGCGCAAGAGATTCCTTTTGACTCTGAACGTAAAAAAATGACTATTGTGCGCCAAACCCAAAATAACAAGTTTATCGCTTTTGTTAAGGGGGCGCCCGATGTGCTTCTAAATGATTGCATGAATATTGACGATAAAGGGCAGGCAAGAGGCATAACCAGCGGCGACAGAGGCAGGATTCTGGAGGTAAACAATGATTTAGCCGATAAGGCTTTGCGCGTATTAGCTGTGGCTTATAGAATTTTTGATATTGCTCCTGATAAATACGAAGCAAAACTAATTGAAAAAGATCTTACTTTCGCAGGTTTAATCGCCATGATCGACCCTCCTCGGGAAGAAGTTAAAAAGGCAATGATAGAGTGTTCTGAGGCGGGAATAAAAACCGTAATGATAACCGGAGACCATAAAAATACCGCGGTAGCCATTGCCAGGGAGCTTGGTTTTTTCAGAGAAGATTCTTTAGCTTTGACTGGAGAGGAGCTGGATAAATTAAGCGACGATGAACTCTATAGGGAGGTAGAAAGGATTCCGGTTTACGCCCGTGTGTCCCCTGAGCATAAGTTAAGGATAGTGCGTGCCTGGCGTAAGCGGGGGGAAGTAGTGGCGATGACCGGTGACGGGGTAAATGACGCCCCTGCCGTAAAAGAGGCGGATATCGGCGTTGCCATGGGCATAACCGGAACCGATGTTACTAAAGAAGTTTCAGATATGGTTATTACTGATGATAATTTCGCTTCTATAGTTGCTGCTGTTGAAGAAGGAAGAGGCATCTACGATAATATTAAGAAATTTGTGCATTATCTTTTATCCTGCAATGCCGGAGAGATTTTAGTAATGTTTGTTTCTTCCCTGATAGGTTTCCCTGCTCCGCTTTTGCCTATACATATTCTTTGGATTAATCTGGTTACTGACGGCCTGCCTGCCTTGGCTTTGGGAGTTGATCCGGTTAGCCCGGGTATAATGAAAAGGCCTCCGCGCAAGGCCAACGAAGCAGTAGTCACTAAACAAAGGGCATACTTGATGCTATGGCAAGGCGCCTTTATTGCCTTTTGTAGTTTATTTGCTTTTAGCCTGGTCTTGTTTATCGAAAAGGAGGGCATTGAGCGGGCAAGGACCGCTGCATTTATCGTGCTTGCTTGTTCACAACTATTTCATTCTTTTAATTGCCGGAATATGACTGAATCACTTTTTAAGATAGGGATTTTCACTAATAAAAAATTGATACTGGCAACCACAATATCATTTTTCTTGCAGATGGCTGTCGTATATCTGCCCTTTGCCCAGAAAATATTTAAAACAGAAGCATTAGGGATATTTGACTGGTTTTTAGTGTTGTTAATTTCATCTTTTCCACTTTGGGCAATGGAAATTGTGAAGATTATAAATAACAAGAAAAAGGTTTATGAAGTTTAA
- a CDS encoding YHS domain-containing protein, producing the protein MFRKISLILIVSLFVFGMSKLSFAMMCGEHSGSQQLAQVHSGHEHGAAEATEDTATKESVNVGNKICPVSGEKIDEKLKVTYEYEGKVYNFCCSGCISEFKKDPDKYIKKVNEELQAKP; encoded by the coding sequence ATGTTTAGAAAAATATCGTTAATTCTAATAGTAAGTTTATTTGTTTTTGGAATGAGCAAATTATCTTTTGCTATGATGTGCGGCGAACATAGCGGTAGCCAGCAATTGGCGCAAGTTCATAGTGGGCATGAGCATGGCGCGGCAGAAGCAACAGAAGATACGGCAACAAAAGAATCCGTCAATGTTGGCAACAAAATCTGCCCTGTAAGCGGAGAAAAGATTGATGAGAAATTAAAGGTTACCTACGAATATGAGGGTAAAGTTTATAATTTCTGCTGCTCCGGATGTATCTCGGAATTTAAAAAGGACCCGGATAAATACATAAAGAAAGTTAATGAAGAATTGCAAGCTAAACCATAA
- a CDS encoding DUF1573 domain-containing protein, translating into MEPASFDFGSVNRKQGKISKAFKLFNKGNSPLIIKNLKTSCPCAAASLKFKKDKTAYFGTEGAPENWQIEINPQESGELELIIDLSSEHVKTGKLIREVSVFSNDPVYPDVNARIEAEVND; encoded by the coding sequence CTGGAGCCCGCTTCTTTTGATTTTGGGAGCGTAAATAGAAAACAGGGCAAAATTAGCAAGGCGTTTAAATTATTCAATAAAGGCAATTCGCCGTTGATTATCAAAAATCTTAAAACATCCTGCCCTTGCGCGGCTGCCTCTCTAAAGTTTAAAAAAGATAAAACTGCCTACTTTGGAACTGAAGGGGCTCCTGAAAATTGGCAGATAGAAATTAATCCCCAAGAAAGCGGCGAATTAGAATTAATAATAGATCTTAGCAGCGAGCACGTAAAAACCGGTAAACTAATTAGGGAGGTTTCAGTATTCAGTAATGATCCTGTTTATCCGGATGTTAACGCTAGAATTGAGGCAGAAGTAAATGATTAG